The following are encoded together in the Mesoterricola sediminis genome:
- the glgA gene encoding glycogen synthase GlgA, with translation MRILHAASEIFPYVKVGGLGDVMAALPVAQRQLGADARVMLPGFGSLLAGVEGLEPVRTFPDLLGQGEARLLQGRTASGVPIYLLDHPALFNRDGGPYVEAGDSHLRFAAFAWACAQVGLHGDGRGWQPAIVQAHDWQAALAPAYMAQDAVTGPRSVMTIHNMAYQGLYPASLLPALWIGPTLFHPEGAEFYGRINFLKAGLAYASRITTVSPTYAREIQHHEAGFGLEGILARRRRDLSGILNGVDYDVWNPAATPHLQHHYDVRHMSGKKVAKNLLQRETGLAESPDRPLFGVVSRLVDQKGLDLVIENIAYLIQLDAQLVVLGTGDPRLEAALQAAAEAHPDSVAAVLDYDEGLAHRILAGSDVILVPSRHEPCGLTQLYALRYGSLPLVRKTGGLADTVVDANAHSLMDSTATGFVFKEASSWILGETIGRACRLYREDPKAWASVQRHAMTRNFSWKASAQEYLDLYASLLR, from the coding sequence ATGAGAATCCTCCATGCGGCATCTGAAATCTTCCCCTACGTGAAGGTGGGGGGCCTGGGCGACGTCATGGCGGCCCTCCCCGTCGCGCAGCGGCAGCTCGGCGCCGACGCCCGCGTGATGCTGCCCGGCTTCGGGAGCCTCCTGGCGGGGGTCGAGGGCCTGGAGCCGGTGCGGACCTTCCCCGATCTCCTGGGGCAGGGGGAGGCCCGGCTCCTGCAGGGGCGGACCGCCTCGGGGGTGCCCATCTACCTCCTGGACCACCCGGCCCTCTTCAACCGGGACGGGGGCCCCTACGTGGAGGCCGGCGACAGCCACCTGCGCTTCGCGGCCTTCGCCTGGGCCTGCGCCCAGGTGGGCCTCCACGGGGACGGCCGCGGCTGGCAACCGGCCATCGTCCAGGCCCACGACTGGCAGGCCGCCCTCGCCCCGGCCTACATGGCCCAGGACGCCGTGACCGGCCCCCGGTCGGTCATGACGATCCACAACATGGCCTACCAGGGCCTCTATCCGGCCTCCCTGCTGCCCGCCCTCTGGATCGGACCCACCCTCTTCCACCCCGAGGGGGCGGAGTTCTACGGCCGCATCAACTTCCTCAAGGCCGGCCTGGCCTACGCCAGCCGCATCACCACCGTCAGCCCCACCTACGCCCGCGAGATCCAGCACCACGAGGCCGGCTTCGGCCTGGAGGGCATCCTGGCCCGGCGGCGCCGGGACCTGTCCGGCATCCTCAACGGGGTGGACTACGACGTCTGGAACCCGGCCGCGACCCCGCACCTGCAGCACCACTACGATGTCCGGCACATGTCCGGCAAGAAGGTGGCCAAGAACCTGCTCCAGCGGGAGACCGGGTTGGCCGAGTCCCCGGACCGGCCCCTCTTCGGGGTCGTCAGCCGCCTCGTGGACCAGAAGGGCCTGGACCTGGTCATCGAGAACATCGCGTACCTGATCCAGCTCGACGCCCAGCTCGTCGTCCTGGGCACCGGGGACCCCCGCCTGGAGGCGGCCCTGCAGGCCGCGGCGGAGGCCCACCCCGACAGCGTCGCGGCCGTCCTGGACTACGACGAGGGCCTCGCCCACCGCATCCTGGCCGGCTCGGACGTGATCCTCGTCCCCAGCCGCCACGAACCCTGCGGCCTCACCCAGCTCTACGCCCTCCGCTACGGCTCCCTCCCCCTCGTCCGCAAGACGGGGGGGCTCGCGGACACCGTCGTGGACGCCAACGCCCATTCCCTCATGGATTCCACGGCCACGGGCTTCGTGTTCAAGGAGGCCAGCTCCTGGATCCTGGGCGAGACCATCGGCCGGGCCTGCCGCCTGTACCGGGAGGATCCCAAGGCCTGGGCGAGCGTGCAGCGCCACGCCATGACCCGGAACTTCAGCTGGAAGGCCAGCGCCCAGGAGTACCTGGACCTGTACGCCTCGCTCCTCCGGTAG
- the adhE gene encoding bifunctional acetaldehyde-CoA/alcohol dehydrogenase, producing MDVATPSQAIQDLDARLARVKQAQQAYAAYGQEAVDAIFRAAALAAADARIPLARLAVEETGMGLVEDKVVKNHFAAEYIYNAYKDERTCGVLESDPAAGILRIAEPVGVVCGIVPTTNPTSTTIFKALICLKTRNGILFSPHPRAKRATCEAARVVLEAAVAAGAPPHILGWIPEPSVELTHHVMHHPDVNLILATGGSGMVRAAYSSGKPAIGVGAGNVPVVIDETADIKRAVASILLSKTFDNGVVCASEQAVIAVGPAYEAVRERFATHRGHLLAEGELDAVRGLLLKEGNLNAAVVGQSAPALARMAGIQVDPATQVLIGEVTSTGPEEPFAHEKLSPTLALYRAADFPEALAKAEALVALGGIGHTSVLYTDQDLHPERVRLFGERMKTGRVLVNTPSSQGGIGDLYNFKLAPSLTLGCGSWGGNSISDNVGPRHLLNIKTVAQRAENMLWHKLPKNIYFRRGCLPFALQDLAGQKRAAIITDRFLFDAGRVEATARSLKDLGLEVEVFHEVEADPTLGVIQRGVAMLRAFRPDTLVALGGGSPMDAAKIMGVLYEHPEVDFKDLALRFMDIRKRIYPFPRMGRKAILVAIPTTSGTGSEVTPFAVVTDETTGMKYPIADYELTPTLAIVDPDLVMDMPPALTAHGGIDAVTHALEAYVSVMASEFTDPQALQALRLLKTHLPSAYALGARDPRAREAVHSAATLAGIAFANAFLGVCHSMAHKLGSLYHLPHGLANGLLIPNVIRYNATDTPTKQTAFSQYDRPHARCRYGEIAVHLGLGGQSLDAQVENLLAWLEGLKATLQLPASIREAGVPERAFMENLDALAEDAFDDQCTGTNPRFPLMAEIRQLLLDTYHGRPYREG from the coding sequence ATGGATGTCGCAACGCCTTCCCAGGCCATCCAGGATCTCGACGCGCGGCTGGCGCGGGTGAAACAGGCCCAGCAGGCCTACGCCGCCTACGGGCAGGAGGCCGTGGACGCCATCTTCCGGGCCGCCGCCCTGGCCGCGGCCGACGCCCGGATCCCCCTCGCCCGCCTCGCGGTGGAGGAGACGGGCATGGGCCTCGTGGAGGACAAGGTGGTGAAGAACCACTTTGCCGCCGAATACATCTACAACGCCTACAAGGATGAGCGCACCTGCGGCGTGCTCGAGTCCGACCCGGCGGCCGGGATCCTCCGCATCGCCGAGCCCGTGGGCGTCGTGTGCGGCATCGTCCCCACCACCAACCCCACCTCCACGACCATCTTCAAGGCGCTCATCTGCCTCAAGACCCGGAACGGCATCCTCTTCTCCCCCCACCCTCGGGCGAAGCGGGCCACCTGCGAGGCCGCCCGCGTCGTCCTGGAGGCGGCCGTGGCGGCCGGGGCGCCCCCCCACATCCTCGGCTGGATCCCGGAGCCCTCCGTGGAGCTGACCCACCACGTCATGCACCACCCCGACGTGAACCTCATCCTGGCCACGGGCGGCTCCGGCATGGTGCGGGCCGCCTATTCCTCGGGCAAGCCCGCCATCGGGGTGGGGGCCGGCAACGTGCCCGTCGTGATCGACGAGACGGCGGACATCAAGCGGGCGGTCGCCTCCATCCTCCTGTCCAAGACCTTCGACAACGGCGTCGTCTGCGCCTCGGAGCAGGCGGTGATCGCCGTGGGGCCGGCCTACGAGGCGGTGCGGGAGCGCTTCGCCACCCACCGGGGCCACCTGCTGGCGGAGGGGGAGCTGGACGCCGTCCGGGGCCTCCTGCTCAAGGAGGGCAACCTGAACGCCGCGGTGGTGGGCCAGAGCGCCCCCGCCCTGGCGCGCATGGCCGGGATCCAGGTGGACCCGGCCACCCAGGTGCTCATCGGGGAGGTGACCTCCACGGGCCCGGAGGAGCCCTTCGCCCACGAGAAGCTCTCCCCCACCCTCGCCCTGTACCGGGCCGCGGACTTCCCCGAGGCCCTCGCCAAGGCCGAGGCCCTCGTGGCCCTGGGGGGGATCGGGCACACCTCCGTCCTCTACACGGACCAGGACCTGCACCCGGAGCGGGTGCGGCTCTTCGGGGAGCGCATGAAGACGGGCCGGGTCCTCGTGAACACGCCCAGCTCCCAGGGGGGCATCGGCGACCTCTACAACTTCAAGCTCGCGCCCTCGCTCACCCTGGGCTGCGGCTCCTGGGGCGGCAATTCCATCTCGGACAACGTGGGGCCCCGCCACCTCCTCAACATCAAGACCGTCGCCCAGAGGGCCGAGAACATGCTGTGGCACAAGCTGCCGAAGAACATCTACTTCCGCCGGGGGTGCCTCCCCTTCGCCCTCCAGGACCTGGCGGGGCAGAAGCGGGCGGCGATCATCACGGACCGCTTCCTCTTCGACGCGGGCCGGGTGGAGGCCACGGCCCGGAGCCTCAAGGACCTGGGCCTGGAGGTGGAGGTCTTCCACGAGGTGGAGGCCGACCCCACCCTGGGCGTGATCCAGCGGGGCGTGGCCATGCTCCGGGCCTTCCGCCCGGACACGCTGGTCGCCCTGGGGGGCGGGAGCCCCATGGACGCCGCCAAGATCATGGGGGTCCTGTACGAGCATCCGGAGGTGGACTTCAAGGACCTGGCCCTGCGCTTCATGGACATCCGCAAGCGCATCTACCCCTTCCCGCGCATGGGGCGGAAGGCCATCCTCGTGGCCATCCCCACCACGTCGGGCACGGGCAGCGAGGTGACCCCCTTCGCGGTGGTCACGGACGAGACGACGGGCATGAAGTACCCCATCGCCGATTACGAACTCACGCCCACCCTCGCCATCGTGGACCCGGACCTGGTCATGGACATGCCGCCCGCCCTCACGGCCCACGGGGGCATCGACGCGGTCACCCATGCCCTGGAGGCCTACGTGTCGGTCATGGCCAGCGAGTTCACGGACCCCCAGGCCCTCCAGGCCCTGCGCCTCCTCAAGACCCACCTGCCGTCCGCCTACGCCCTGGGGGCGCGGGATCCCAGGGCCCGGGAGGCCGTGCACAGCGCCGCCACCCTGGCGGGCATCGCCTTCGCCAACGCCTTCCTGGGGGTCTGCCATTCCATGGCCCACAAGCTGGGTTCCCTGTACCACCTGCCCCATGGCTTGGCCAACGGGCTGCTGATCCCCAACGTGATCCGCTACAACGCCACCGATACCCCCACCAAGCAAACGGCCTTCAGCCAGTACGACCGGCCCCACGCGCGCTGCCGCTACGGGGAGATCGCCGTCCACCTGGGCCTGGGCGGCCAGAGCCTGGACGCGCAGGTGGAGAACCTCCTGGCCTGGCTGGAGGGCCTGAAGGCCACCCTCCAGCTGCCCGCGTCCATCCGGGAGGCGGGGGTGCCGGAGCGGGCCTTCATGGAGAACCTGGACGCCCTGGCGGAGGACGCCTTCGACGACCAGTGCACGGGCACGAACCCGCGCTTCCCGCTCATGGCCGAGATCCGCCAGCTGCTGCTGGACACCTACCACGGCCGCCCCTACCGGGAGGGCTGA
- a CDS encoding glycosyltransferase family 9 protein — protein sequence MSGAIPAGAHWVRVPRFFGDAMMIHAALAPLRAAGLPLVAWGPGWVVDLFDGSPDYAAAVPEPARKYSPWEAARMLREHRPASLINFPKSHRPLLAGLLARIPLRLGCGDGGAFLGYTHSIAFYRQDTPFVARYADVVARAFPDLAARPAPFRPFRPRAGALAEAAALRAELGLDAYAVLAPGANSPSKRLSVACLAGLAGRLADAGVAPVILGAGDGDRALAGAIRDLEPRALDLTNRGGLAVSAAWISGARALVGVDSGLSHLAAGCGIPTLAVYGPTRPRHSAPWGPRVRVFRKEGLACLECWKLDCPVPGHPCMADLDPEALWAALADLMAAGPAVP from the coding sequence TTGAGCGGCGCGATCCCGGCCGGCGCGCACTGGGTCCGGGTGCCCCGGTTCTTCGGGGACGCCATGATGATCCACGCCGCCCTCGCGCCCCTCCGGGCCGCGGGCCTGCCCCTCGTGGCCTGGGGCCCGGGCTGGGTGGTGGACCTCTTCGACGGGAGCCCGGACTACGCGGCCGCCGTGCCCGAACCCGCGCGCAAGTACAGTCCCTGGGAGGCGGCGCGCATGCTGCGCGAGCACCGCCCGGCTTCGCTGATCAACTTCCCCAAGAGCCACCGGCCCCTCCTGGCCGGGCTCCTGGCGCGGATCCCCCTGCGCCTGGGGTGCGGGGACGGGGGCGCCTTCCTGGGCTACACCCACAGCATCGCCTTCTACCGGCAGGACACCCCCTTCGTGGCGCGCTACGCGGACGTGGTGGCCCGGGCCTTCCCCGACCTGGCCGCGCGGCCCGCGCCCTTCCGCCCCTTCCGTCCCCGGGCCGGGGCCCTGGCGGAGGCCGCGGCCCTGCGCGCGGAACTGGGGCTGGACGCCTACGCCGTGCTGGCGCCGGGGGCCAATTCCCCCAGCAAGCGCCTCTCCGTGGCCTGCCTCGCGGGCCTCGCGGGCCGGCTCGCGGACGCGGGCGTCGCCCCGGTCATCCTCGGGGCCGGCGACGGGGACCGCGCGCTGGCAGGGGCCATCCGGGACCTGGAGCCCCGGGCCCTGGACCTCACCAATCGCGGCGGCCTCGCCGTATCGGCCGCCTGGATCTCGGGGGCCCGGGCGCTGGTGGGCGTGGATTCGGGCCTGTCCCACCTCGCCGCCGGCTGCGGCATCCCGACCCTGGCGGTGTACGGGCCGACGCGCCCCCGCCACTCCGCCCCCTGGGGCCCCCGGGTGCGGGTCTTCCGGAAGGAAGGCCTGGCCTGCCTTGAATGCTGGAAGCTGGACTGCCCCGTTCCGGGCCACCCCTGCATGGCCGACCTGGATCCCGAGGCCCTCTGGGCCGCCCTCGCCGATCTGATGGCCGCGGGGCCCGCCGTCCCCTGA
- the glgP gene encoding alpha-glucan family phosphorylase — MDTLQQKLRKLTRNLWWTWRPEVRAIFRDLDIDIYHKAHRNPVRVLKEITPALLEKRADEVDIATRTDRALRQLHDYLNPLTTWGMVHAGALQSRPVAYFCAEFGIHESIPIYSGGLGILAGDHLKGASNLGVPLVGVGLLYHRGYTTQMLDATYWQHDVSEPVELSDLPMEPALGPDGRQVRVGVELPGRTVWAKVLECHVGRIRLILLDSRDDANSDEDKALAANLYGGDTRMRIQQELLLGVGGLRALRALGITPSVVHLNEGHSAFAILEWARHRVQQDSLEPWAALAEAASATVFTTHTPVEAGHDKFPANLAEEHLVPLADGLRLPLHDVMGLGRTNPGDLGSPFLPTVLALKNCRRANGVSALHGVVARSMWHHLWPNRSVHEVPIGHVTNGVHVPSWLSSELNTLLQTHLGVNWMDGIVRPDLWTKIAAIDPAEIWEIKKVLKGRMLKLVRDRQNQMLARLGLPQLEPQPLDPEALTIGFARRFVPYKRPDLLFTDLDRLDALVNNPERPVNLIFAGRAHPADGPGKALIQKVGQLTADPRFRNRIIFVENYNIHIGRNLYQGVDAWLNNPRRPLEACGTSGMKVVMNGGLHISVLDGWWAEAFDGENGFAIGNGEIHVSNEVQDKRDAEALYRLLEEQVVPLYYRQDANGVPRQWVHAIQRSMRTLAWRFNADRMVMDYVRHCYLPAAVAASCQMPTP; from the coding sequence ATGGACACCCTCCAGCAGAAACTCCGCAAGCTCACCCGCAACCTGTGGTGGACCTGGCGCCCCGAGGTCCGGGCCATCTTCCGGGACCTGGACATCGACATCTACCACAAGGCCCACCGGAACCCCGTGCGGGTGCTGAAGGAGATCACCCCCGCCCTCCTGGAAAAGCGAGCGGACGAGGTCGACATCGCCACCCGGACGGACCGTGCCCTCCGGCAGCTCCACGACTACCTGAACCCCCTGACCACCTGGGGCATGGTGCACGCCGGCGCCCTGCAGTCGCGGCCCGTGGCCTATTTCTGCGCCGAGTTCGGCATCCACGAGTCCATCCCCATCTACTCCGGCGGCCTGGGCATCCTCGCCGGGGACCACCTGAAGGGGGCCAGCAACCTGGGCGTCCCCCTCGTGGGCGTCGGCCTGCTCTACCACCGGGGCTACACCACCCAGATGCTGGACGCCACCTACTGGCAGCACGACGTCAGCGAGCCGGTCGAGCTGTCGGACCTGCCCATGGAGCCCGCCCTGGGCCCCGACGGCAGGCAGGTGCGGGTCGGCGTGGAGCTGCCGGGGCGCACCGTCTGGGCCAAGGTCCTGGAATGCCACGTGGGCCGCATCCGCCTGATCCTCCTCGACAGCCGCGACGACGCCAACAGCGACGAGGACAAGGCCCTCGCCGCCAACCTCTACGGCGGCGACACCCGCATGCGCATCCAGCAGGAGCTCCTGCTGGGCGTGGGCGGCCTGCGCGCCCTGCGGGCCCTGGGCATCACCCCCAGCGTCGTGCACCTCAACGAGGGCCACTCCGCCTTCGCCATCCTGGAATGGGCGCGCCACCGGGTCCAGCAGGACAGTCTGGAGCCCTGGGCCGCTCTCGCCGAGGCGGCCTCCGCCACGGTCTTCACCACCCACACCCCCGTCGAGGCCGGCCACGACAAGTTCCCCGCCAACCTCGCCGAGGAGCACCTCGTCCCCCTCGCGGACGGCCTGCGCCTGCCCCTGCACGACGTGATGGGCCTGGGCCGCACGAACCCCGGCGACCTCGGCTCCCCCTTCCTGCCCACCGTGCTGGCTCTCAAGAACTGCCGGCGCGCCAACGGCGTCTCCGCCCTCCACGGCGTCGTCGCCCGGTCCATGTGGCACCACCTCTGGCCCAACCGCTCCGTGCACGAGGTGCCCATCGGCCACGTGACCAACGGCGTGCACGTCCCCAGCTGGCTCTCCTCCGAACTCAACACCCTCCTCCAGACCCACCTGGGGGTGAACTGGATGGACGGCATCGTCCGCCCCGACCTCTGGACGAAGATCGCCGCCATCGACCCGGCCGAGATCTGGGAGATCAAGAAGGTCCTCAAGGGCCGCATGCTCAAGCTCGTGCGGGACCGCCAGAACCAGATGCTGGCCCGCCTCGGCCTGCCCCAGCTGGAGCCCCAGCCCCTGGATCCCGAGGCCCTCACCATCGGGTTCGCGCGCCGCTTCGTGCCCTACAAGCGCCCCGACCTGCTCTTCACGGACCTGGACCGCCTCGATGCGCTCGTCAACAACCCGGAGCGCCCCGTCAACCTCATCTTCGCCGGCCGGGCCCACCCCGCCGACGGCCCCGGCAAGGCCCTCATCCAGAAGGTGGGCCAGCTCACCGCCGACCCCCGCTTCCGCAACCGCATCATCTTCGTCGAGAACTACAACATCCACATCGGCCGCAACCTCTACCAGGGCGTGGACGCGTGGCTCAACAACCCGCGCCGCCCCCTGGAGGCCTGCGGCACGAGCGGCATGAAGGTGGTCATGAACGGCGGCCTCCACATCTCCGTCCTCGACGGCTGGTGGGCGGAGGCCTTCGACGGGGAGAACGGCTTCGCCATCGGCAACGGCGAGATCCACGTCTCCAACGAGGTCCAGGACAAGCGGGACGCCGAGGCCCTCTACCGCCTCCTCGAGGAGCAGGTCGTGCCCCTCTACTACCGGCAGGACGCCAACGGCGTGCCCCGCCAGTGGGTGCACGCCATCCAGCGGTCCATGCGGACCCTGGCCTGGCGCTTCAACGCGGACCGGATGGTCATGGACTACGTGCGGCACTGCTACCTGCCCGCGGCGGTGGCCGCCTCCTGCCAGATGCCCACCCCCTGA
- the glgC gene encoding glucose-1-phosphate adenylyltransferase translates to MSQREVFLAAQRTVALVLAGGRGKRLHDLTRRIAKPVLDFGGKYRIIDFTLSNCVNSHIRRILVLTQYNSHLLLEHLQFGWSFLDPRIDEFVHVLPAQQSLEGDAWYAGTADAVWQNLENIRRHGPETVLVLAGDHIYKMDYRLFLEDHLEKDADVTVACLEVPLDAARDFGVVEAAEDDRILSFAEKPLDPRPVPGRPGLAFASMGIYLFKASFLYERLAEDAIRPGSSHDFGRDVIPFLVPHARVFAHRFGRSCVPNLDKAPYWRDVGTLDAYWEANMDLTSVDPELNLYDAAWPVYTRLEQSPPAKFVHSDPHRNGVAISSLVSAGCIVSGATVHRSLLFSGARAHSQAYLHEAVVLPDADIGEGARLHRVIVDRGCRIPPGLVAGQDPEADARRFHRTAGGATLISQRMLDRLQGTR, encoded by the coding sequence ATGTCCCAGCGGGAAGTCTTCCTCGCGGCGCAGCGCACCGTGGCCCTGGTGCTGGCGGGAGGCCGCGGCAAGCGCCTCCACGACCTGACCCGGCGGATCGCCAAGCCCGTCCTGGATTTCGGGGGCAAGTACCGGATCATCGACTTCACGCTCAGCAACTGCGTCAATTCGCACATCCGGCGCATCCTGGTGCTGACCCAGTACAACAGCCACCTGCTGCTGGAGCACCTCCAGTTCGGTTGGTCCTTCCTGGACCCCCGGATCGACGAGTTCGTGCACGTGCTGCCCGCCCAGCAGAGCCTGGAGGGGGACGCCTGGTACGCCGGGACGGCGGACGCCGTGTGGCAGAACCTGGAGAACATCCGCCGCCACGGGCCCGAGACGGTGCTCGTCCTCGCGGGGGACCACATCTACAAGATGGACTACCGCCTCTTCCTGGAGGACCACCTGGAAAAGGACGCGGACGTGACCGTGGCCTGCCTGGAGGTGCCCCTCGACGCCGCCCGGGACTTCGGCGTCGTGGAGGCCGCCGAGGACGACCGGATCCTGTCCTTCGCGGAGAAGCCGCTGGACCCGAGGCCGGTGCCGGGCCGGCCCGGCCTGGCCTTTGCCAGCATGGGCATCTACCTGTTCAAGGCCAGCTTCCTCTACGAGCGCCTCGCCGAGGACGCGATCCGCCCGGGCTCCTCCCACGACTTCGGCCGGGACGTCATCCCCTTCCTCGTGCCCCACGCCCGGGTCTTCGCGCACCGCTTCGGGCGGAGCTGCGTGCCGAACCTGGACAAGGCCCCCTACTGGCGCGACGTGGGCACCCTGGACGCCTACTGGGAGGCGAACATGGACCTGACGAGCGTCGACCCGGAACTCAACCTCTACGACGCCGCCTGGCCCGTGTACACCCGCCTGGAGCAGTCCCCGCCGGCCAAGTTCGTGCACAGCGACCCCCACCGGAACGGCGTGGCCATCAGCAGCCTGGTCTCCGCGGGGTGCATCGTCTCCGGTGCCACCGTCCACCGGAGCCTCCTCTTCTCGGGCGCCCGGGCCCACTCCCAGGCCTACCTCCACGAGGCCGTCGTGCTCCCGGACGCGGACATCGGGGAGGGCGCGCGGCTCCACCGCGTCATCGTGGACCGCGGCTGCCGGATCCCCCCGGGGCTCGTCGCGGGCCAGGATCCCGAGGCCGACGCCCGGCGCTTCCATCGCACCGCGGGTGGTGCAACCCTGATATCGCAGCGGATGTTGGACCGCCTCCAGGGAACGCGATGA
- a CDS encoding outer membrane beta-barrel protein has protein sequence MRLSLRAPLFALAAALAAAAPLQAESGNWSVQVGTAQPSGDAKTWVGSTTGVSLDVAETYALGTRDAVRMRFGYSTFKANGNQPEVIVLPGGAGTVSAAASTTNELFAFTYGADYIWAASRRVYALVGLGVSYVTATRKGTFALGATGTATTNYSANNLVPTYGAGLGYQFSRSVGLEVRWQATALRAQERPIDLTSAGLAAPGKVQFAKQGINTLSLGLNIIF, from the coding sequence ATGCGCCTTTCCCTCCGCGCCCCCCTCTTCGCCCTCGCCGCCGCCCTGGCCGCGGCCGCGCCCCTGCAGGCCGAGAGCGGCAACTGGAGCGTCCAGGTCGGAACGGCCCAGCCCTCCGGCGACGCCAAGACCTGGGTGGGGTCCACAACGGGCGTCTCCCTGGACGTGGCGGAGACCTACGCCCTCGGCACCCGGGACGCCGTTCGCATGCGCTTCGGCTACAGCACCTTCAAGGCGAACGGAAACCAGCCCGAGGTCATCGTCCTCCCCGGCGGCGCCGGCACGGTCAGCGCCGCGGCCTCCACCACCAACGAGCTGTTCGCCTTCACCTACGGCGCGGACTACATCTGGGCGGCCTCCCGGCGCGTCTACGCCCTCGTGGGCCTCGGGGTCTCGTACGTGACGGCCACCCGCAAGGGCACCTTCGCCCTGGGCGCCACCGGCACGGCCACCACCAACTACAGCGCCAACAACCTCGTGCCGACCTACGGCGCCGGCCTGGGCTACCAGTTCAGCCGGTCGGTGGGCCTGGAGGTGCGGTGGCAGGCCACCGCCCTGCGGGCCCAGGAGCGCCCCATCGACCTGACCTCCGCCGGCCTCGCCGCCCCGGGGAAGGTGCAGTTCGCCAAGCAGGGCATCAACACCCTCTCCCTGGGCCTGAACATCATCTTCTGA
- a CDS encoding peptidylprolyl isomerase: MHLSRSFCQKSALAAALALQAAAQQASFTAADAVRAEWNRKPPAVAADKLPDADRARLERALKRIGAPGAPALLPPWLDHPEAADWEVRARTARTPEDRFTALHVLNRLKSRHALEALERLEPGEAATWPAALHLEGQVAAARINGCVPGPGCAAFLEALRKAGKTDPVRAEAARIRLVLAGLEKGDPRMPDPNSLWYLDAWNRGPWEARAQVHTALLKGALARPFSPGPAQRLIEGLPLQASAEFAPLELQALGSDFLLVKLAVLERLSKLPTVAPEVLAQVKDLAFRTYAGPLCGPCLGVLRRHAPAEADRYGKFLLGVDDPLGLAAAIDDMPAPPADLEPLVRRLWTLANYDAVQVFLPALARWKVPEERRLALLKRFLDHPCWTARLDAWNLLARVAPATPWPAAPKPTFTEELIRDEAVRLASLGRPVRLALTFEGGARVTLRLDPTVAPINVANLVFLARKGFYDGLPVPRVVPDFVVQMGSPTGTMDGGPGYTVRCEDSLVPFGPGSVGMALSGKDTGGSQFFITTNATPHLTGRYTRLGEVEDLAAALRVLDQLDLGTRIESLKVIDAREEGR, translated from the coding sequence ATGCACCTCTCGCGCTCATTCTGCCAGAAATCAGCCCTGGCCGCGGCCCTGGCCCTCCAGGCCGCGGCCCAGCAGGCCTCCTTCACGGCCGCGGACGCGGTCCGGGCGGAATGGAACCGCAAGCCGCCCGCGGTGGCCGCCGACAAGCTCCCGGACGCGGACCGGGCCCGGCTCGAGCGCGCCCTGAAGCGCATCGGCGCCCCCGGGGCCCCCGCGCTCCTGCCGCCCTGGCTCGACCATCCTGAGGCCGCCGACTGGGAGGTCCGCGCCAGGACCGCCCGGACCCCCGAGGACCGCTTCACCGCCCTGCATGTCCTCAACCGCCTGAAATCCAGGCACGCCCTCGAGGCCCTGGAGCGCCTGGAGCCCGGCGAGGCCGCCACCTGGCCCGCCGCCCTCCACCTGGAGGGGCAGGTCGCAGCCGCGCGCATCAACGGCTGCGTCCCCGGACCCGGCTGCGCCGCCTTCCTGGAGGCCCTCCGCAAGGCCGGCAAGACCGATCCCGTGCGCGCGGAGGCCGCCCGGATCCGCCTGGTCCTCGCCGGCCTGGAGAAGGGGGATCCCCGCATGCCGGACCCCAACAGCCTCTGGTACCTGGACGCCTGGAACCGCGGCCCCTGGGAGGCCCGGGCCCAGGTCCACACCGCCCTCCTCAAGGGGGCCCTGGCCAGGCCCTTCAGCCCCGGCCCCGCCCAGCGGCTCATTGAGGGCCTGCCCCTCCAGGCCAGCGCCGAATTCGCCCCGCTGGAGCTCCAGGCCCTGGGCTCCGACTTCCTCCTCGTGAAGCTGGCGGTGCTGGAGCGGCTTTCCAAGCTGCCCACCGTGGCGCCCGAGGTCCTGGCCCAGGTGAAGGACCTGGCGTTCCGCACCTACGCCGGCCCCCTCTGCGGGCCCTGTCTGGGCGTCCTCCGCCGGCACGCGCCGGCCGAGGCCGACCGCTACGGCAAGTTCCTGCTCGGCGTGGACGACCCCCTCGGCCTCGCGGCCGCCATCGACGACATGCCCGCCCCCCCCGCCGACCTGGAGCCGCTGGTGCGGCGCCTCTGGACCCTGGCCAACTACGACGCCGTCCAGGTGTTCCTGCCCGCCCTCGCGCGGTGGAAGGTGCCCGAGGAGCGGCGCCTCGCCCTCCTGAAGCGCTTCCTGGACCACCCATGCTGGACCGCCCGCCTTGACGCGTGGAACCTCCTCGCCCGGGTGGCGCCCGCCACGCCCTGGCCCGCGGCGCCCAAGCCCACCTTCACGGAGGAGCTCATCCGGGACGAGGCGGTCCGGCTGGCCAGCCTGGGGCGGCCGGTGCGCCTGGCCCTGACCTTCGAGGGGGGCGCCCGGGTCACCCTGCGCCTGGACCCCACCGTGGCGCCCATCAACGTCGCCAACCTGGTCTTCCTGGCCCGCAAGGGCTTCTACGACGGCCTCCCCGTGCCGCGGGTGGTCCCCGATTTCGTCGTCCAGATGGGCAGCCCCACCGGCACCATGGACGGCGGGCCGGGCTACACCGTCCGCTGCGAGGACAGCCTGGTGCCCTTCGGCCCCGGCAGCGTCGGCATGGCCCTCTCCGGGAAGGACACCGGGGGGAGCCAGTTCTTCATCACCACCAACGCGACCCCCCACCTCACCGGGCGCTACACCCGCCTGGGCGAGGTGGAGGACCTGGCCGCCGCCCTGCGCGTCCTGGACCAGCTGGACCTGGGCACCCGCATCGAGAGCCTGAAGGTGATCGACGCCCGCGAGGAGGGTCGCTAG